In the genome of Aulosira sp. FACHB-615, one region contains:
- a CDS encoding Uma2 family endonuclease, whose translation MNSEKVTVQPWYTVTDEELMLMSSQNPELRFERNADGTIETMPPTGGISGNREIKAGAYLLAWVESQDLGEVFGPSTGFKLANTAVKSPDAAFVAKGRLPENWDQQEDAFINLAPDFVIEIRSKNDSLPKLKAKMAEYIANGVQLGWLIDRQNQQAFVYRRDGSITQYPETAILNGEDVVPGFTLALAKLL comes from the coding sequence ATGAACAGCGAAAAAGTAACCGTGCAGCCTTGGTACACTGTCACTGATGAAGAACTAATGCTGATGAGTTCGCAAAACCCAGAACTGCGGTTTGAACGTAACGCTGATGGAACAATAGAAACTATGCCACCAACTGGGGGAATTTCGGGAAATAGAGAAATTAAAGCAGGAGCGTATTTGCTGGCTTGGGTAGAAAGTCAAGATTTAGGCGAAGTGTTTGGGCCAAGTACAGGGTTTAAATTAGCAAATACAGCCGTGAAATCACCGGATGCTGCTTTCGTTGCGAAAGGACGCTTACCAGAAAATTGGGATCAGCAAGAAGATGCCTTTATTAACCTAGCACCAGACTTTGTAATCGAAATTCGTTCTAAAAATGACAGCTTGCCAAAACTCAAAGCGAAGATGGCAGAATACATTGCCAATGGTGTGCAGTTAGGCTGGTTAATTGACCGTCAAAATCAGCAAGCTTTCGTTTATCGTCGTGATGGTTCCATTACCCAATATCCAGAAACAGCAATTTTGAATGGTGAAGATGTTGTCCCAGGATTTACCCTAGCTTTGGCAAAATTATTGTGA
- a CDS encoding sucrose-phosphate phosphatase, whose protein sequence is MKQFLLITDLDYTLVGDDDAMAQLNQQLDFHRQQYGTKVVYSTGRSPFLYQELASEKKLLEPDILVCSVGTEIYINGSQDPDSTWADKLSQAWDRNLVKTISATFTELQAQAESEQRDFKVSYFLDEKIAGQVVPELERALLEQGLDIQVIYSGGQDVDILPRHANKGMAMTFVRQHLEIDVTKTVACGDSGNDIALFAHREEKGIIVGNARPELLDWHNANPNPNRYLATAKFANAITEGLQHFGFLE, encoded by the coding sequence GTGAAACAGTTTCTTTTGATCACGGATCTGGACTATACACTTGTAGGCGATGACGATGCAATGGCACAACTAAATCAGCAGCTAGATTTCCATCGTCAGCAATATGGTACTAAAGTTGTTTATTCCACTGGTCGCTCACCTTTTCTTTATCAAGAACTAGCATCAGAAAAGAAACTATTAGAGCCAGATATACTTGTTTGTTCTGTGGGGACAGAAATTTATATAAATGGTAGTCAAGACCCTGATTCTACATGGGCTGACAAACTTTCTCAAGCTTGGGATAGAAATTTAGTAAAAACAATATCTGCAACTTTTACTGAATTACAAGCTCAAGCAGAAAGTGAACAAAGAGATTTTAAAGTTAGCTATTTCTTAGATGAAAAAATAGCTGGACAAGTCGTACCAGAGTTAGAACGTGCTTTGTTAGAACAGGGATTAGATATTCAAGTTATTTATAGCGGTGGACAAGATGTAGATATTTTGCCACGTCATGCAAATAAAGGTATGGCAATGACATTTGTACGGCAACATTTAGAAATAGATGTAACCAAAACTGTTGCTTGTGGAGATTCTGGTAACGATATTGCTTTGTTTGCTCACAGGGAGGAGAAAGGTATCATTGTCGGTAATGCAAGACCAGAATTGCTAGATTGGCACAATGCTAACCCAAACCCAAATCGTTATTTAGCAACAGCAAAGTTTGCTAATGCTATTACGGAAGGATTGCAGCATTTTGGGTTTTTGGAATGA
- a CDS encoding acetyltransferase has translation MLLQIKDTSDLVKITDIQELIDPNVNIVHGKDQEGQEEQDIDTFTKENLVFPSGESLPRCWLDANYRAAK, from the coding sequence ATGTTGCTACAAATCAAAGATACGAGCGATTTAGTCAAAATTACTGATATTCAAGAATTAATCGACCCGAATGTTAATATCGTGCATGGAAAAGACCAAGAAGGTCAAGAAGAACAAGATATTGATACTTTTACCAAAGAAAATCTCGTTTTTCCTTCTGGGGAAAGCTTACCTCGCTGTTGGTTAGATGCTAACTATCGTGCAGCGAAATGA
- a CDS encoding Uma2 family endonuclease produces MSLSTQISSNLSLEEFLNLPETKPASEYIDGRIYQKSMPQGKHSILQTRLSTNINQVGEPQQKALALTELRCTFGGRSLVPDIAVFEWSRIPTDENGEIANKFESYPDWTIEILSPDQSPNRVINKIIFCINHGTKLGWFIDPNDKSIMVFQPNKLPEVKYDADILLVLDMLSDWQIKAVDIFSWLKVNS; encoded by the coding sequence ATGTCGCTATCAACTCAAATATCTTCCAACCTTTCCCTAGAAGAATTTCTCAACTTACCAGAAACTAAACCAGCGAGTGAATATATTGACGGACGCATCTACCAAAAATCAATGCCCCAAGGAAAACATAGTATTCTGCAAACTCGGTTATCAACTAATATTAATCAGGTTGGTGAACCTCAACAAAAAGCTTTAGCCTTAACCGAGTTACGCTGCACATTTGGTGGTCGTTCCTTAGTTCCAGACATTGCTGTATTTGAATGGTCACGTATCCCAACCGATGAAAACGGAGAAATTGCCAATAAATTTGAAAGCTACCCAGATTGGACTATTGAAATTTTATCACCTGATCAATCACCCAACAGAGTAATTAATAAAATTATTTTCTGTATTAACCACGGGACTAAATTAGGTTGGTTTATTGACCCTAATGATAAATCAATCATGGTATTTCAACCGAACAAATTGCCAGAAGTGAAATATGATGCGGATATTTTACTAGTTCTTGATATGTTAAGTGATTGGCAGATAAAAGCAGTAGATATTTTTAGTTGGTTAAAAGTTAATTCATAG
- a CDS encoding MFS transporter, producing the protein MNTFNAELRRNLLILFAAGLLFWSSTAAFLPTLPLYIQDVGGSKQEIGIVMGGFAIGLLLFRPMLGKLADQRGRKLVLLIGLTVAAIAPFGYLVFTSIPILFFLRVFHGISIAAFTTGFSALVADLAPVAIRGEIIGYMSLTAPVGLAIGPALGGYLQASFGYSPLFLFTAVVAVIGLLCASQVINPPVNTQPQSERQNSNFWQILVSPRVRIPALVMLLVGSSVGAVHVFVSLFIKSTEVNFNGGWFFTVAAISSFTIRVFAGKASDRFGRGLFITFGIAAYTLACALLWQANSTNAFLISAIAEGCGGGTMISMIVTMMADRSLPQERGQVFAICMAGFDLGIAIAAPIFGYLSEFFGYRNMFGYSAVLTFLALLIFLTLSNKSLTGSLRFAIGNGEDAFSLNNVDVS; encoded by the coding sequence TTGAATACATTTAATGCCGAACTCCGGCGAAACCTACTGATTTTGTTTGCGGCAGGTTTGTTATTCTGGTCAAGCACTGCTGCTTTTTTACCGACGCTACCCTTATATATTCAAGATGTGGGTGGTAGTAAGCAAGAAATTGGCATAGTTATGGGTGGCTTTGCCATTGGGTTGTTGCTGTTTCGTCCAATGCTGGGAAAACTTGCCGACCAGCGTGGGCGTAAACTGGTTTTATTGATTGGACTCACCGTAGCTGCGATCGCACCTTTTGGTTATTTAGTATTTACGTCCATTCCTATATTATTCTTCCTGCGGGTTTTTCATGGAATTAGCATTGCCGCATTTACCACTGGTTTCAGTGCTTTGGTGGCTGATTTAGCACCTGTGGCTATTCGTGGTGAAATTATTGGTTATATGAGTTTAACAGCACCCGTTGGTTTAGCCATTGGGCCAGCACTGGGAGGATATTTACAAGCGAGTTTTGGCTACTCACCTTTATTTTTGTTTACCGCCGTAGTTGCTGTAATTGGACTATTGTGTGCATCACAAGTCATCAATCCACCCGTCAACACACAACCACAATCAGAACGCCAAAATAGTAATTTTTGGCAAATCTTGGTGAGTCCCAGGGTGAGAATTCCGGCGTTGGTGATGTTACTGGTGGGTAGTTCTGTTGGTGCGGTGCATGTCTTTGTATCGTTATTTATTAAATCTACTGAGGTAAATTTTAATGGTGGTTGGTTTTTCACAGTTGCTGCCATTTCTAGTTTTACAATCAGGGTGTTTGCAGGTAAAGCCAGCGATCGCTTCGGTCGAGGTTTGTTCATTACCTTTGGAATTGCGGCTTATACCTTGGCTTGTGCATTACTATGGCAAGCTAATAGTACCAATGCTTTTTTAATCTCTGCGATCGCTGAAGGTTGCGGTGGTGGTACGATGATTTCAATGATTGTCACGATGATGGCAGACCGTTCACTACCCCAAGAACGAGGTCAAGTTTTTGCAATTTGTATGGCTGGATTTGACTTAGGTATTGCGATCGCTGCGCCTATATTTGGCTATCTCAGTGAGTTTTTCGGCTACCGTAATATGTTTGGTTATAGTGCAGTACTAACTTTTTTAGCACTACTAATTTTTCTCACCTTATCTAATAAAAGTCTTACTGGTTCCTTACGCTTTGCGATCGGAAATGGTGAAGATGCCTTTTCTTTGAATAATGTTGACGTGAGTTAA
- a CDS encoding serine/threonine-protein kinase, producing MQPPISIGTVLQNRYRIIQILGQGGFGRTYLAEDQRRFNELCAIKELIPIASGAGAWEKAQELFQREATILYQIEHPQVPKFRERFEQDHRLFLVEDYVAGKTYRALLAEKQSVGQTFSEADVLQLLRSLLPVLDHIHSRGIIHRDISPENIIFRDSDRLPVLIDFGVVKEIATRLQTPDTNINVTSVGKLGYSPSEQMQTGRAYPSSDLYALAVTAIVLLTGKEPSELFDETQLSWTWQRFVRVSPQLAQVINRMLHPSPSDRYQSAAEVIQALQFVEQSGVATSPQVTNVQTIAVGRRPDAIPPQPSNRPDPAIPPSRANSVLDNPLALGAIGSAVVILAGVGSWALVSSIRSQSNGQPETTPPAPQTFPSPVISGGTPFGTATPTNTEPSITSKRLRLDASNTATVENSLKAGQVMEYTFFGQAGAKLTTVLEQGTGITLTVLAPNRQVLDSSAQQVSSYTGILPKNGRYAVQLILESGVSESDYNLRVALENPLQPTPTPTPTPTITPTFAPTPTATPTLTPTFPPAFTPTPTTPTDSNNNPPVDGTPQPTPEVQNTP from the coding sequence ATGCAACCCCCAATTTCAATTGGTACTGTCTTACAAAACCGTTATCGGATCATTCAAATCCTTGGACAAGGAGGATTTGGTAGAACTTATTTAGCCGAAGATCAGCGACGCTTTAATGAATTGTGTGCGATTAAAGAATTAATTCCGATCGCATCTGGGGCTGGTGCTTGGGAAAAAGCCCAAGAACTTTTTCAACGGGAAGCCACGATTTTATATCAGATTGAACACCCGCAAGTCCCGAAATTCCGGGAAAGATTTGAGCAAGACCACCGTTTATTTTTGGTGGAAGATTATGTGGCGGGGAAAACTTATCGCGCTTTATTAGCTGAGAAACAATCTGTAGGTCAAACTTTCAGCGAAGCAGATGTATTACAGTTGTTGCGATCGCTCTTGCCTGTATTAGACCACATTCATAGTCGTGGTATTATTCACCGTGATATTTCTCCTGAAAATATTATTTTCCGAGATAGCGATCGCTTGCCAGTACTAATTGATTTTGGTGTCGTCAAAGAAATTGCCACGCGCTTGCAAACTCCTGATACTAATATCAATGTTACGAGTGTGGGTAAATTGGGTTACTCGCCCAGCGAACAAATGCAAACCGGACGCGCCTATCCCAGCAGTGATTTATATGCGTTAGCGGTGACAGCGATAGTTTTATTAACTGGTAAAGAACCATCTGAGTTGTTTGATGAAACACAACTTAGTTGGACTTGGCAAAGATTTGTCAGAGTAAGTCCGCAGTTGGCTCAGGTAATTAATCGGATGTTACATCCTAGCCCTAGCGATCGCTATCAAAGTGCGGCTGAGGTAATTCAAGCATTACAATTTGTTGAACAATCAGGTGTAGCCACATCACCACAAGTAACAAATGTGCAAACAATTGCAGTTGGTCGTCGTCCCGATGCAATTCCACCGCAGCCATCTAACCGACCAGACCCAGCAATTCCCCCCAGCCGTGCTAACTCGGTGTTAGATAACCCGTTAGCTTTGGGTGCAATTGGGAGTGCGGTAGTTATTTTAGCTGGTGTGGGTTCTTGGGCGCTGGTGAGTTCGATTCGTAGTCAGTCTAATGGACAACCAGAAACAACACCACCTGCACCCCAGACTTTTCCTTCACCTGTAATTTCTGGTGGTACACCATTCGGAACAGCTACACCCACTAATACAGAACCAAGCATTACTAGTAAGCGCCTGAGATTAGACGCATCAAACACCGCGACAGTTGAAAACTCGCTGAAAGCTGGTCAAGTTATGGAATATACCTTTTTTGGGCAAGCTGGGGCGAAGTTAACTACAGTATTAGAACAAGGTACAGGCATTACTTTGACTGTTCTAGCTCCGAATCGCCAAGTGCTTGATAGTAGCGCCCAACAAGTAAGCTCTTATACAGGAATATTGCCAAAAAACGGTAGATATGCTGTCCAGCTAATATTAGAGTCTGGAGTTAGTGAAAGTGATTATAATCTCAGGGTGGCGTTAGAAAATCCACTCCAACCAACACCAACACCAACACCAACACCAACCATAACGCCAACGTTTGCACCAACACCAACAGCAACACCAACGCTAACACCAACATTTCCGCCAGCGTTTACACCAACACCCACCACTCCCACAGACAGTAACAATAACCCGCCTGTGGATGGTACGCCTCAACCAACGCCTGAAGTACAAAATACTCCTTGA
- a CDS encoding sigma-54-dependent Fis family transcriptional regulator codes for MSPSEVDVLEARRLYKSTGAIPARMLRSNIYRAWERSHLQGANSQALQAEKLSILDTERLIEQKQTLIQVAAPYIRMLSQAAGTDRHAVMLGDSEAIVLDVVGDKQTVQGPEPFPGPGSLLSEAVAGANGIGTPLAEADYIEIISAEHFIEGFHPFTCQGIPLRDDKQEIIGVLSISLRRADARQRLKEILLCASHGIEAELLIAHLEKDVRRVLESNPNEYQPLEELRQDIIQAHQAARLKMEVISRMVAVNRLDYAIQLLRQAEQSIQIFRRRAEIWRNLASFEIGTFQPVCLTANISDLVDLLSTEAVIRQVQIITEWYEPITVVADPRSLLRQLLRYFWQAFDCAGKGGIVKVVVKVIPHTEIAQVSFIVNSGLNLSPSTPTSQIFYLPITKIKDEQ; via the coding sequence ATGTCCCCTTCAGAAGTTGATGTATTAGAAGCTCGACGCTTATACAAATCGACGGGTGCGATTCCGGCTCGGATGTTGCGCTCGAATATTTATCGTGCTTGGGAGCGATCGCACCTCCAAGGCGCAAACTCTCAGGCTCTCCAAGCTGAAAAACTCTCAATCCTGGATACAGAGCGTTTAATAGAACAAAAGCAAACTTTAATTCAAGTTGCTGCACCTTATATTCGGATGCTTTCACAGGCGGCGGGGACTGATCGTCATGCAGTGATGTTAGGCGACAGTGAAGCGATCGTGTTGGATGTTGTAGGTGATAAACAAACTGTACAAGGGCCAGAACCTTTTCCGGGGCCTGGTTCTTTGCTATCGGAAGCTGTAGCTGGTGCTAATGGTATTGGTACGCCATTAGCAGAAGCAGATTATATAGAAATTATTAGTGCTGAACATTTTATTGAGGGGTTTCATCCGTTCACTTGTCAGGGAATTCCGCTACGGGATGACAAACAAGAAATTATCGGAGTTTTGAGTATCTCTCTCCGGCGTGCAGATGCTAGACAACGCTTAAAAGAAATATTGCTATGTGCTTCTCATGGTATTGAAGCAGAATTATTAATTGCTCACTTAGAAAAAGATGTGCGGCGAGTTCTAGAGTCTAACCCCAACGAATATCAACCACTCGAAGAATTACGTCAAGATATCATCCAAGCACATCAAGCTGCACGCTTAAAAATGGAAGTTATTTCGCGGATGGTAGCAGTTAATCGGTTAGACTACGCGATACAATTACTGCGTCAAGCTGAACAATCAATTCAAATATTTCGTCGCCGTGCAGAAATCTGGCGCAATTTAGCATCCTTTGAGATTGGCACATTCCAACCTGTGTGCTTGACTGCTAATATATCTGATTTAGTGGATCTTCTCTCAACGGAAGCTGTAATTCGTCAGGTGCAAATAATTACTGAATGGTATGAACCAATCACCGTAGTGGCTGATCCTAGAAGCCTTTTACGCCAATTGCTACGTTATTTTTGGCAAGCTTTTGATTGTGCTGGTAAAGGTGGAATAGTAAAAGTAGTAGTTAAAGTAATTCCTCACACTGAAATAGCTCAAGTCAGTTTCATTGTTAATTCAGGCTTGAATCTCTCTCCATCAACACCAACCTCCCAGATTTTTTATCTACCAATCACAAAAATCAAAGATGAACAGTAA
- the bioD gene encoding dethiobiotin synthase, translating into MNTLLITGTDTEAGKTVLTTALAAYWQKYYPQRHWGIMKPIQSGIGDREWYQNLFKLEQSPEEITPLYFQAPLAPPIAAAKENRPVDLAVVWKTLSELRSRYEFLLVESAGGLGSPVTNELTVADIAGEWRLPTVLVVPVRLGGISQAVANVALARQSRVNLIGIVLNCIQPRTDAEITDWTPKEVIESFTHIPVLGCLPYFENPTDLDQLAQAASNLDLEALNL; encoded by the coding sequence TTGAACACACTATTAATTACTGGAACTGACACTGAAGCTGGCAAAACTGTTTTAACGACAGCATTAGCCGCTTATTGGCAAAAATATTATCCGCAGCGTCACTGGGGAATTATGAAGCCAATACAATCGGGAATTGGCGATCGCGAGTGGTATCAAAATCTGTTTAAGCTAGAACAATCGCCAGAAGAAATTACACCTTTGTATTTTCAAGCGCCTCTAGCACCACCCATCGCCGCCGCGAAAGAAAATCGCCCAGTTGATTTAGCTGTGGTGTGGAAAACATTATCTGAGTTGCGATCGCGCTATGAATTTTTGTTGGTAGAATCTGCTGGTGGTTTGGGTTCACCAGTCACTAACGAGTTAACGGTTGCTGATATTGCTGGCGAATGGCGTTTACCAACAGTCTTAGTAGTACCAGTCAGGCTAGGCGGAATATCTCAAGCTGTGGCGAATGTGGCTTTAGCTAGACAGTCACGGGTGAATCTCATCGGTATTGTACTGAATTGCATTCAACCGCGTACTGATGCAGAGATTACCGACTGGACACCAAAAGAAGTCATCGAATCATTTACACACATTCCAGTTTTGGGTTGCTTACCTTATTTTGAGAACCCAACAGATTTAGATCAACTTGCCCAAGCTGCATCTAATTTAGATTTAGAAGCACTAAATCTTTAA
- a CDS encoding DUF2795 domain-containing protein has protein sequence MAKANPVEIQKHLKGIDYPASKQELVQHAQKQGADRKVLSLLEQLPDNEEFENPTDVNKAIGEIE, from the coding sequence ATGGCTAAAGCAAACCCAGTAGAAATTCAAAAACACTTAAAAGGAATAGATTATCCTGCTAGTAAGCAAGAATTAGTTCAACACGCTCAAAAGCAAGGCGCAGATCGTAAAGTTCTATCATTATTAGAGCAACTGCCAGATAATGAAGAGTTTGAAAATCCCACCGATGTCAATAAAGCCATAGGTGAGATTGAATAA
- a CDS encoding DUF3181 family protein: MAKTNTAELLEALASEIGENVYIDIAKWHLYLSDAKLHTVVAEQLYPLITSNNVNEDRVTKVLESISVKIGGGRRELALIDLLPLQCQVNLVDILEKYQREF, translated from the coding sequence ATGGCTAAGACTAACACCGCAGAATTACTAGAAGCCCTAGCATCGGAAATTGGCGAAAATGTCTATATAGATATTGCCAAATGGCATCTTTATTTATCAGATGCCAAACTGCACACCGTTGTCGCTGAACAGTTATATCCTTTAATCACTTCTAATAATGTCAACGAAGACCGCGTAACTAAAGTATTAGAATCCATATCAGTCAAGATAGGCGGTGGGAGAAGAGAACTAGCACTAATTGATTTGCTACCCCTGCAATGTCAGGTCAATCTGGTGGATATTTTAGAAAAATATCAACGAGAATTCTAA
- a CDS encoding acyltransferase family protein: protein MIGEKLTNQPLPNPKSKIQNSIIHTCQPNQPQVNRKTITLNIFMIAKPMYQRINWIDCWKGIGIASVVVGHVIEGGLSEYLYWFHMPLFFFISGFLYKDKYDYKTYLHNKVSSLLVPYFSFLLLYSGLQVFSYVVKAIRSGNILPWNEQFSFIVAYIYNQIYGGALLDNWFGVFWFVTCLFLTQQIYNLIYKKFGHYNILMISIMLVSYGLAMADFWFLTNTGYFWNINVVCMALPFYWLGHLYAQHRLENKRWLVLLSGIIFGTAIALHQLGIQPNSFAMKGGYYGIVFYSPLVALAGIILTQNLANILSKNKHLFSLMSVLGASSMMIMYVHQPVQLTMREIPILSNVLLRIITALIVSYIGYKVVLRFKILSRYFLGISS from the coding sequence TTGATTGGTGAAAAGCTTACCAATCAACCTTTACCTAATCCCAAATCTAAAATCCAAAATAGTATTATTCATACTTGTCAGCCTAATCAGCCACAAGTAAACAGAAAAACAATCACTTTAAATATATTTATGATTGCTAAACCAATGTATCAAAGAATCAATTGGATTGACTGTTGGAAAGGCATAGGTATTGCTTCAGTTGTGGTTGGACATGTGATAGAAGGAGGGTTATCCGAATATCTATATTGGTTTCACATGCCACTATTCTTTTTCATAAGTGGTTTTTTGTATAAAGATAAGTATGATTATAAAACATATCTGCATAATAAAGTCTCTAGTCTGCTAGTACCTTATTTTTCGTTTCTGCTGCTTTACAGTGGATTACAAGTTTTTAGTTATGTGGTAAAAGCTATCAGGTCTGGTAATATATTACCTTGGAATGAGCAATTTTCATTTATAGTTGCTTATATATATAATCAAATTTATGGTGGAGCTTTACTAGATAATTGGTTTGGAGTTTTTTGGTTTGTCACATGCTTATTTCTCACTCAGCAGATTTACAACCTAATTTATAAAAAATTTGGTCATTACAACATACTGATGATATCTATAATGCTTGTTTCCTATGGACTAGCAATGGCTGATTTTTGGTTTTTAACAAATACAGGATATTTTTGGAATATCAATGTTGTTTGTATGGCTCTACCTTTTTACTGGCTAGGACACCTGTATGCTCAACACAGATTAGAAAACAAGCGATGGCTAGTCCTTTTATCAGGAATTATATTTGGTACTGCCATAGCTCTTCATCAATTAGGTATTCAACCAAACTCTTTTGCTATGAAAGGAGGGTATTATGGCATTGTATTTTATAGTCCATTAGTTGCCCTAGCAGGTATTATTCTGACTCAGAATCTAGCAAATATTTTGAGCAAAAACAAACACTTATTCAGTTTAATGAGTGTATTAGGAGCAAGTTCAATGATGATTATGTATGTGCATCAGCCAGTCCAATTGACTATGCGAGAAATTCCAATTTTATCTAATGTCTTATTAAGAATAATTACTGCTTTAATAGTCTCTTATATCGGTTACAAAGTAGTACTTAGGTTTAAAATTTTAAGCAGGTATTTTCTGGGTATTAGCAGCTAG
- a CDS encoding ribose-phosphate pyrophosphokinase, translated as MNALRGSAVLSSAAFKVQPAATGLTDNHRLRLFSGSANIQLSQEVARYLGMDLGPMIRKRFADGELYVQIQESIRGCDVYLIQPSCQPVNDHLMELLIMIDACRRASARQVTAVLPYYGYARADRKTAGRESITAKLVANLITEAGADRVLAMDLHAAQIQGYFDIPFDHVYGSPVILDYLTSKQLHDLVVVSPDVGGVARARAFAKKLNDAPLAIIDKRRQAHNVAEVLNVIGDVKGKTAVLVDDMIDTGGTIAEGARLLREEGARQVYACATHAVFSPPAIERLSSGLFEEVIVTNTIPLPEDKRFPQLVVLSVANLLGETIWRIHEDTSVSSMFR; from the coding sequence ATGAATGCACTTCGAGGATCTGCTGTGCTCAGTTCTGCCGCTTTTAAGGTGCAGCCAGCTGCAACAGGACTAACCGACAACCATCGCCTGCGGCTATTTTCTGGCTCTGCCAATATACAACTGTCTCAAGAAGTCGCTCGTTACCTGGGGATGGACTTGGGGCCGATGATTCGCAAACGATTCGCGGATGGAGAACTTTATGTTCAAATCCAAGAATCAATCCGAGGTTGTGATGTCTATTTAATCCAGCCATCTTGTCAACCAGTTAACGATCACTTAATGGAATTACTGATTATGATTGATGCCTGTCGTCGGGCTTCAGCCAGACAGGTAACAGCAGTTCTTCCATATTATGGTTACGCTCGCGCCGATCGCAAAACCGCAGGACGAGAGTCAATCACAGCCAAACTGGTTGCTAACCTGATTACCGAAGCAGGTGCTGACCGCGTTCTGGCAATGGATTTACACGCCGCCCAAATTCAAGGTTACTTCGATATACCCTTTGATCATGTTTACGGTTCGCCAGTCATACTCGATTATCTGACCAGCAAACAACTGCATGACCTGGTAGTTGTTTCTCCTGATGTCGGTGGTGTAGCACGGGCGAGAGCATTTGCTAAAAAACTCAATGATGCTCCTCTTGCCATTATTGATAAACGCCGTCAAGCCCATAATGTAGCGGAAGTCTTGAACGTCATCGGCGATGTCAAAGGCAAAACAGCCGTGTTGGTAGACGACATGATCGACACAGGCGGCACCATTGCCGAAGGCGCTAGATTGCTGCGTGAAGAAGGAGCGCGTCAGGTATATGCCTGTGCTACTCATGCAGTTTTCTCCCCCCCAGCAATTGAACGGTTATCAAGCGGCTTGTTTGAAGAAGTCATCGTCACAAACACGATACCCCTTCCAGAAGACAAACGCTTTCCGCAATTAGTAGTGCTTTCCGTGGCAAATCTTTTAGGAGAAACCATCTGGCGGATTCACGAAGACACCTCTGTAAGTAGTATGTTCCGTTAG
- the moaC gene encoding cyclic pyranopterin monophosphate synthase MoaC, with the protein MQDNSEKNFSAELSHLDSQGQAQMVDVSGKASTVRQAVAAGRVRMQTETFNAIQEGNTPKGDVLATARIAGIMAAKQTSNLIPLCHPLPLQKVTVEITPDSQLPGYHIQATVKTKAETGVEMEALTAVSVAALTLYDMAKALEKSIQIESIYLVSKTGGKSGDYSASEL; encoded by the coding sequence ATGCAAGACAATTCTGAAAAAAATTTTTCTGCCGAGTTAAGTCATCTGGATTCCCAAGGACAAGCGCAGATGGTAGATGTTTCTGGCAAAGCGTCTACAGTACGCCAGGCTGTTGCTGCTGGGAGGGTGCGGATGCAGACGGAAACGTTCAATGCTATTCAAGAGGGTAATACGCCTAAAGGTGATGTGTTAGCCACGGCGCGGATAGCTGGGATTATGGCTGCCAAACAAACATCAAATTTAATTCCCTTGTGCCATCCCCTGCCATTACAGAAGGTGACTGTGGAAATTACCCCCGATTCTCAGTTACCCGGTTATCACATCCAAGCTACGGTTAAAACCAAAGCGGAAACTGGTGTGGAGATGGAGGCTTTAACGGCTGTGTCTGTTGCGGCGTTGACTTTATACGATATGGCGAAAGCTTTGGAAAAGTCGATTCAAATTGAATCAATTTATTTAGTTAGTAAAACGGGTGGGAAATCGGGAGATTATTCTGCATCAGAACTGTAA
- a CDS encoding response regulator, which translates to MNSNNTDKRKILIADDDDDSRAMLSFLLEEEGWEVKEARNGEEALETVIKEQPDLLILDNRMPKLSGIEVYQQIQAQGIKIAVVLATAHGYLDELASSLGIAHFIAKPYDIPELLKTIESAYTSSFS; encoded by the coding sequence ATGAACAGTAACAATACAGATAAGCGCAAAATCCTCATTGCCGATGATGATGATGATAGTCGAGCGATGCTGAGTTTTTTGTTAGAAGAGGAAGGTTGGGAGGTAAAAGAAGCGAGAAATGGTGAAGAAGCCTTAGAAACAGTGATTAAGGAGCAACCAGATTTATTAATTTTAGATAACAGAATGCCAAAGCTCTCCGGGATTGAAGTATATCAGCAAATTCAGGCGCAAGGGATAAAAATAGCGGTTGTTTTAGCCACAGCACATGGTTATCTCGACGAATTAGCCTCTTCTTTGGGAATTGCTCATTTTATTGCTAAACCTTATGACATTCCAGAGTTGTTAAAAACTATAGAGTCTGCTTACACAAGTTCTTTCAGTTAA